A window of Sulfurimonas gotlandica GD1 contains these coding sequences:
- the glmS gene encoding methylaspartate mutase subunit S has protein sequence MKVVTGVVGNDIHVVANRLIELSLNARGFEVFNLGVNTYLEEFFDAVVETGADILLISSLNGEAEGWSREIKLLKSKYKNLDNLVMMIGGNLVVGSADAETIIPKYKNYGFDLVFHQVDLNTGLDTLEEFLKERNK, from the coding sequence ATGAAAGTAGTAACAGGCGTAGTCGGAAATGACATTCATGTTGTAGCAAATAGATTGATAGAGCTTTCACTAAATGCAAGAGGATTCGAAGTGTTCAACTTAGGTGTAAACACTTACTTGGAAGAATTCTTTGATGCTGTAGTGGAAACAGGGGCAGATATACTTCTTATATCTTCACTAAACGGTGAAGCAGAGGGTTGGAGTAGAGAGATTAAACTACTGAAGTCAAAATACAAGAACTTAGATAATCTCGTAATGATGATTGGTGGTAACTTGGTTGTTGGCAGTGCCGATGCTGAGACAATTATTCCTAAGTATAAAAACTACGGATTTGATCTGGTTTTTCATCAGGTTGACCTAAATACAGGACTTGACACTTTAGAAGAGTTTTTAAAAGAGAGAAATAAATAA
- the rraA gene encoding ribonuclease E activity regulator RraA, whose product MDFFTADICDEHIDKVFVLDPEYKNYGGIDKCQGEVVTIRLDKNNSELVKLLRDEDGTGKVVVVDVREEYFAVVGENLMKFAHKNNYAGIIVNGYIRDTFQIKDIPVALYALGTCPRKYIPVTEGERDVHLSFGGIGFKNGDYLYADTDGVIVTPEKIV is encoded by the coding sequence ATGGATTTTTTTACAGCAGATATCTGTGATGAACATATTGATAAAGTATTCGTTTTAGATCCAGAATATAAAAATTATGGTGGTATAGACAAATGCCAAGGTGAAGTAGTAACTATTAGATTAGACAAAAACAATTCAGAACTTGTTAAACTTCTTCGTGATGAAGATGGGACTGGAAAAGTTGTTGTTGTAGATGTAAGAGAAGAGTATTTCGCTGTTGTCGGCGAAAACTTGATGAAATTTGCACACAAAAATAATTACGCTGGTATAATCGTCAATGGCTATATTAGAGATACTTTCCAGATAAAAGATATCCCAGTAGCTCTATACGCACTAGGAACATGTCCTAGAAAATATATACCTGTTACAGAGGGTGAAAGAGACGTGCATCTATCTTTTGGCGGTATTGGCTTTAAAAATGGAGACTATCTCTATGCAGACACAGATGGTGTTATCGTTACACCTGAAAAAATAGTATAA
- a CDS encoding methylaspartate mutase — protein sequence MSLLQEEREIILSNEYVDNFDFAEVEDFVKNASKELFISHHFKNKKKMLVQPRGGFPTYKKQFALNEFFVEANVDVLPLTIDSNTRLNDYATAKKMLRLSEENEIDMLNGYPLVNHGYRTTRKMITHFNKPVSLRHGTPDARLLIETAIASGIFEIEGGPITYLLPYSKNFPLDKAFLYWKYVEKICANYSKLNEPINRESFGPLTATLVPPAITIVIQIIEMMLSLEEGVKSFSVSFSQTGSMNQDIVMGAVIKKLARHYAQEINCADATINLVYHQWMGAFPTNKDYAEQLINMSTVIAAMVGADKIITKTREEASGIPTKEANAKTVANTQYTLGILNGLPNIVDKEEEEILTLEVHAIMEAVLNDPADTLWRKAFNSIKSGIIDVPFSPHIINHNEMITIRDAKKNIRIIKRGNVPIPDRCFEYEKAQCDLTKDTTSIVNDIIHDIGIMQ from the coding sequence ATGAGTTTGCTCCAAGAAGAGAGAGAAATAATTCTAAGTAATGAGTATGTAGATAACTTTGACTTCGCAGAAGTTGAAGATTTTGTAAAAAATGCAAGTAAAGAACTCTTTATATCTCACCACTTTAAAAACAAAAAGAAGATGCTGGTTCAGCCTCGTGGCGGATTTCCTACTTACAAAAAGCAATTTGCTCTAAATGAGTTCTTTGTAGAAGCAAATGTTGATGTCTTACCTTTGACTATTGACTCAAACACGAGACTCAACGACTATGCAACTGCAAAAAAGATGCTGCGTCTTAGTGAAGAGAACGAAATAGACATGCTAAATGGCTACCCTTTGGTAAATCACGGATATAGAACTACAAGAAAGATGATTACACACTTTAACAAGCCTGTGAGTCTACGTCATGGTACTCCAGATGCTAGACTTCTTATAGAAACGGCTATTGCATCTGGTATCTTTGAGATTGAGGGCGGGCCTATTACTTACCTTCTACCATACTCAAAGAACTTTCCACTGGACAAAGCATTTCTATACTGGAAATATGTGGAAAAAATTTGTGCAAACTACTCAAAACTAAATGAGCCTATAAACAGAGAGTCTTTTGGACCTCTTACAGCTACTTTAGTTCCACCAGCTATTACTATTGTTATTCAGATTATAGAGATGATGCTTTCATTGGAAGAGGGTGTTAAGTCATTTTCTGTATCTTTTTCTCAAACAGGTTCAATGAATCAAGACATCGTAATGGGAGCTGTTATTAAAAAACTGGCACGTCACTACGCCCAAGAAATAAACTGCGCAGATGCAACAATAAATCTTGTGTATCACCAGTGGATGGGAGCTTTTCCTACTAACAAAGACTACGCTGAACAGCTTATAAACATGTCAACTGTTATTGCGGCGATGGTTGGCGCAGATAAAATCATCACAAAAACAAGGGAAGAGGCTTCTGGTATTCCTACTAAGGAAGCAAACGCAAAAACAGTTGCAAATACTCAGTACACACTTGGCATATTAAACGGTCTTCCAAACATAGTAGATAAGGAAGAAGAAGAGATACTGACACTCGAAGTTCATGCAATCATGGAAGCTGTTCTTAACGACCCAGCTGACACTCTATGGAGAAAAGCATTTAACTCCATTAAAAGCGGGATTATCGATGTTCCTTTCTCTCCTCATATCATTAATCACAATGAAATGATTACAATCAGAGATGCAAAGAAAAATATCAGAATCATTAAAAGAGGAAATGTACCTATTCCAGATCGTTGCTTTGAGTATGAAAAAGCACAGTGCGATCTTACAAAAGACACAACAAGCATCGTAAATGATATTATCCATGATATAGGGATTATGCAATGA